In one Nocardioides sp. NBC_00368 genomic region, the following are encoded:
- a CDS encoding NUDIX hydrolase: MGRRIDWYDDPSAPEVNSIKPSAGAFVRDDPGRILLIRRDDNGNWSMPGGAMDPGESLTACAVRETFEETGINIEVTGLVGIWTDPRHRIEYTSDGEVRQEFTIIYAGRYLAGEPTPSAESTHVEWVSPDKVPSLQMDRSQRVRIDWALNRSDPHLDPNP; the protein is encoded by the coding sequence ATGGGCCGCAGAATCGACTGGTACGACGACCCCTCCGCTCCTGAGGTCAACAGCATCAAACCCAGCGCCGGCGCCTTCGTACGTGACGACCCTGGCCGGATCCTGTTGATCCGACGCGACGACAACGGCAACTGGTCCATGCCCGGCGGCGCGATGGACCCGGGTGAGTCGCTCACGGCATGCGCGGTTCGCGAGACCTTCGAGGAGACCGGCATCAACATCGAGGTGACAGGTCTCGTCGGGATCTGGACCGATCCTCGCCATCGGATCGAGTACACCTCCGACGGCGAGGTCCGTCAGGAGTTCACCATCATCTACGCCGGCCGCTACCTCGCGGGCGAACCCACCCCGTCAGCCGAGAGCACTCACGTCGAGTGGGTGTCCCCGGACAAGGTGCCAAGCCTCCAGATGGACCGCAGCCAGCGCGTCAGGATCGACTGGGCGCTCAACCGCAGCGACCCACACCTCGATCCCAACCCCTGA
- a CDS encoding M23 family metallopeptidase, producing MTSSVDLAYPFRDRWLTQNSPANRVPSHGTALFATSFAIDFVPINEAGRTAPITLGSLLRPEPAERFPGFGRPILAPVDGVVAGVHHTAPDHPSFRGLPSVVYALTQGRRAAAGWPQLAGNHVMIETDGGPVVAVCHLQRGSVQVRQGQRVRVGETLGRCGNSGNSTEPHVHLQAIDRLDVRHANAVPITFGGRLPRNGEIIDAG from the coding sequence ATGACGTCGTCCGTCGACCTGGCATACCCGTTTCGGGACCGCTGGCTGACCCAGAACAGTCCTGCGAATCGAGTACCCAGCCACGGCACCGCCCTGTTCGCGACGTCATTCGCTATCGACTTCGTCCCGATCAACGAGGCAGGACGCACGGCACCGATCACGTTGGGGTCGCTTCTGCGCCCCGAACCGGCAGAACGTTTTCCTGGCTTCGGCCGTCCCATCCTCGCACCTGTCGACGGCGTGGTCGCCGGGGTGCATCACACGGCGCCTGATCACCCGTCCTTCCGCGGGCTCCCGTCCGTGGTGTATGCCCTGACCCAGGGCCGACGGGCGGCAGCGGGTTGGCCACAGCTGGCTGGCAACCACGTAATGATCGAAACAGATGGCGGACCGGTGGTTGCCGTATGCCACCTGCAACGCGGCAGCGTCCAGGTGCGGCAGGGGCAACGCGTTCGAGTCGGCGAGACGCTGGGGCGTTGCGGCAACTCGGGCAACAGCACCGAACCGCATGTCCACCTTCAGGCCATCGACCGCTTGGACGTGCGACACGCCAATGCCGTGCCCATCACCTTCGGAGGCCGCCTACCCCGCAACGGCGAGATCATCGACGCAGGGTAG
- a CDS encoding helix-turn-helix domain-containing protein, giving the protein MPNHRLRSALAAHDMTTAGLAATVGVDPKSVERWLTQDRVPHRGTRARVATVLGHEETYLWPSLRDGLGATAATASELVSMWPTRDSVPGDVWRSLSSRVSRRLEVLVYSGGFVVEAFGLPREIRRMAADDGSVRILLGDPKSNEVRRRGMAEGLPTLPARAASTLDYLRDVRGLPGVEVRVHDVPLYASIYRFDDHMLVNPHTHGIGAKDSPVFHYERVGTGGLFGYYEKAFDRVWETATPPAPIG; this is encoded by the coding sequence GCCACTGTCGGAGTCGATCCGAAGAGCGTGGAGCGATGGCTGACCCAGGACCGCGTCCCCCACCGCGGCACCCGGGCGCGGGTCGCGACCGTGCTCGGTCACGAAGAGACCTACCTGTGGCCGAGCCTCCGGGACGGACTGGGTGCGACGGCGGCGACCGCGTCGGAGCTGGTCAGCATGTGGCCCACACGGGACAGCGTCCCGGGCGACGTGTGGCGCTCGCTCTCGTCGCGCGTCAGCCGCCGACTCGAGGTGCTCGTCTACTCCGGTGGGTTCGTGGTCGAGGCCTTCGGACTACCTCGCGAGATCAGACGGATGGCTGCTGACGACGGCAGCGTCAGGATCTTGCTCGGCGATCCCAAATCCAACGAAGTCAGGCGACGAGGTATGGCCGAGGGCCTCCCGACGCTTCCCGCACGTGCAGCCTCGACTCTCGACTATCTCCGTGACGTTCGCGGTCTTCCAGGAGTCGAGGTCCGCGTCCATGACGTGCCGTTGTACGCCTCGATCTACCGCTTCGATGACCACATGCTCGTCAATCCGCACACCCATGGCATCGGCGCCAAGGACTCGCCGGTCTTCCACTACGAACGCGTCGGGACCGGCGGGTTGTTCGGCTACTACGAGAAGGCGTTCGACCGTGTCTGGGAGACCGCCACTCCCCCAGCCCCCATAGGGTGA
- a CDS encoding MmcQ/YjbR family DNA-binding protein — protein MATLEDLTRIIGELPEVTEGERHGHPTWSVRGKSIAWLRQFSKADIKRFGDQTPPDPPILAVNTADLHEKEGVLAAGIDGVFTIEHFNNYPAVLIELSVIDPGSLRDLLVDAWVAAAPADLGAAFDG, from the coding sequence ATGGCAACGCTCGAAGACCTCACCCGGATCATCGGCGAGCTGCCCGAGGTCACCGAGGGCGAACGGCACGGACACCCGACCTGGTCCGTACGCGGCAAGAGCATCGCCTGGCTGCGCCAGTTCAGCAAGGCCGACATCAAGCGCTTCGGCGACCAGACGCCCCCGGACCCGCCGATCCTCGCGGTCAACACCGCCGACCTGCACGAGAAGGAAGGCGTCCTCGCCGCCGGCATCGACGGCGTCTTCACGATCGAGCACTTCAACAACTACCCCGCCGTGCTCATCGAGCTCAGCGTCATCGACCCAGGATCTCTCCGCGACCTCCTGGTCGACGCCTGGGTGGCTGCCGCCCCTGCAGACCTGGGGGCGGCGTTCGACGGCTGA
- a CDS encoding YxiG-like protein, which produces MDEQQIRQAFDDVLDQALVFHGFADYMRDYELYIYATADPRTGIEPEHLRYRFTHCVRATVNTAVRRDVWSYSQDDDLIDYETWIEAGERDAYVWGVKWQALYPGMQLVSGSFEAQEWTAEIGRPFHEALIETNGHNISLVFADLEVTTIPPGFAPFVVAASGPDAKFPLD; this is translated from the coding sequence GTGGACGAACAGCAGATCCGGCAAGCGTTTGATGATGTGCTCGACCAGGCATTGGTCTTCCACGGCTTCGCCGACTATATGCGCGATTACGAGTTGTACATCTACGCAACCGCGGATCCCCGCACTGGGATCGAGCCCGAGCACCTGAGGTACCGGTTCACCCACTGTGTCCGCGCCACAGTGAACACGGCCGTCCGGCGAGACGTCTGGAGCTACTCGCAAGACGACGACCTGATCGACTACGAGACCTGGATCGAGGCGGGTGAGCGCGACGCGTATGTCTGGGGCGTCAAGTGGCAGGCGTTGTACCCCGGCATGCAGCTCGTGAGTGGGTCCTTCGAGGCCCAGGAGTGGACAGCCGAGATCGGTCGGCCGTTCCATGAAGCCTTGATCGAGACGAACGGGCATAACATCTCTCTCGTGTTCGCAGACCTCGAGGTCACAACGATCCCACCCGGGTTCGCGCCGTTCGTCGTGGCGGCATCAGGGCCGGACGCCAAGTTTCCCCTGGATTGA
- a CDS encoding ankyrin repeat domain-containing protein, with amino-acid sequence MDREGRQDLHYRAADGDVPAIQARLAAGDDIGLADKQGFTALHFAAQQSQTEAVRALLEAGAPVDPRDRYGNTPLWRAVFDSRGQSATVQALLQAGADPDIINNAGATPRILASRIGTAELAALFARPH; translated from the coding sequence ATGGATCGCGAAGGTCGTCAGGATCTCCACTATCGCGCAGCCGACGGCGACGTACCGGCCATCCAGGCACGCCTTGCGGCAGGTGACGATATTGGCCTGGCCGACAAGCAGGGATTCACGGCTCTGCACTTCGCTGCCCAGCAGTCGCAGACCGAAGCGGTCCGGGCGCTACTCGAGGCTGGAGCACCCGTCGACCCACGAGATCGATACGGGAACACGCCCCTTTGGCGCGCAGTGTTCGACTCGAGAGGACAGAGCGCCACTGTGCAAGCACTGCTTCAGGCTGGTGCTGACCCAGACATCATCAACAACGCCGGGGCTACGCCGCGCATCCTGGCAAGCAGGATCGGAACCGCAGAGCTTGCCGCCCTCTTCGCCAGACCGCATTGA
- a CDS encoding YdcF family protein gives MPSTALDDARVLWDFHQLPDEPRPTDVAIALGSHDIGVAEHAADLFRAGRFPLIVFTGANAPTTVKDFPRGEAVHFAEHAEELGVPRSAILVEPRATNTGENLTYSRELLAEHEISVASATLISRPYQQRRAYATAQKLWPDLDVVCSARSQELGAYIASIGSDKRVLDMLVGDTQRLWVYAEKGFATPQEIDDRTLAAYERLVAAGYTSRLVAESV, from the coding sequence ATGCCATCGACCGCGCTTGACGATGCCCGTGTTTTGTGGGATTTCCATCAACTTCCCGATGAGCCTCGTCCAACCGATGTGGCAATCGCGCTGGGTAGTCATGACATCGGGGTGGCTGAGCACGCTGCGGATCTCTTCCGTGCCGGTCGATTCCCGCTGATCGTCTTCACCGGGGCGAACGCGCCGACGACAGTGAAGGACTTCCCGCGCGGCGAAGCGGTCCATTTCGCGGAGCATGCTGAGGAGCTGGGTGTGCCGCGCAGCGCGATCCTCGTGGAGCCCCGTGCGACCAACACCGGCGAGAACCTGACGTACAGCCGCGAGCTCCTCGCCGAGCACGAGATCAGCGTGGCGAGCGCGACCTTGATCAGCCGCCCGTATCAGCAGCGGCGGGCGTACGCGACGGCTCAGAAGCTGTGGCCAGATCTGGATGTTGTGTGCTCGGCTCGCAGCCAGGAGTTGGGTGCGTACATCGCGTCGATCGGCAGCGACAAGCGAGTGCTGGACATGCTGGTCGGCGACACCCAGCGCTTGTGGGTGTACGCGGAGAAGGGGTTCGCGACGCCGCAGGAGATCGATGACAGGACCTTGGCCGCGTACGAGCGCCTGGTCGCGGCTGGGTACACGAGTCGCCTGGTGGCCGAGTCGGTCTGA
- a CDS encoding multiubiquitin domain-containing protein, with protein MTVADQPTRDPKNPHEVTITVNNSPVTLTQGKYTGLQIKEAAIAQGVSDVGIDFVLSVQRGNHYDVIGDADVIEIHPNLDFVAVTGDDNS; from the coding sequence ATGACGGTAGCCGACCAGCCGACCCGCGACCCCAAGAACCCGCACGAAGTTACGATCACGGTCAACAACAGCCCCGTGACGCTGACCCAGGGCAAGTACACCGGTCTCCAGATCAAGGAGGCCGCCATCGCCCAGGGCGTCAGCGATGTCGGTATCGACTTCGTGCTCTCGGTGCAGCGCGGCAACCACTACGACGTCATCGGCGACGCGGACGTCATCGAGATCCACCCCAACCTCGACTTCGTGGCGGTCACCGGTGACGACAACTCCTGA
- a CDS encoding ThiF family adenylyltransferase, producing the protein MARRPVNPPARGWSLTLRPRDWARLEQHLFSDGEEHGAVVLAERVDGPRGPRLLATQILLAEDGVDYVAGTHGHRALTAAFVRDAALRARAGRLAYIAFHNHGGSTRVGFSNVDLDSHERGYPAIRQITGHTVGAVVCTPQAAAGDLWLPDGTRALLAELVVPGPQLRRLRPEPARPPVGGPAAFDRQARLFGDLGQATFREMTVAIVGLGGVGSIVAEYLARVGIGHLILIDNDTVDETNLPRLVGATRRDIGKPKVKLARRNIRRANPHSKVTLQRSAVQDPDALRLLAMADWIFLAADTHAARHWVNAIVEAHLIPATQLGVKVPVNTDGEIGRIHAAYRRMIPGYGCFWCNGLINPAELAIDMAPDTEREQAQYVENVPAASVITLNGITAAQATTDFLLAITDLSAYAAMHHFEFVRERTAISTVPRRDADCGWCGDSDEAGLRCQLAARLTATPRAVPVNWDRRLLDLFRRGRSPGNRHTA; encoded by the coding sequence ATGGCTCGCCGACCAGTGAACCCGCCGGCGCGGGGATGGAGCCTCACGCTCCGTCCCCGTGACTGGGCCCGTCTCGAACAGCACCTCTTCAGCGACGGCGAGGAGCACGGAGCCGTCGTATTGGCCGAGCGCGTCGACGGCCCCCGCGGCCCCCGCCTGCTCGCAACCCAGATCCTGCTCGCTGAGGACGGTGTGGATTACGTCGCCGGCACCCACGGGCACCGGGCACTGACCGCAGCGTTCGTCCGCGATGCCGCCCTGCGGGCGCGGGCTGGCCGACTGGCGTACATCGCCTTCCACAACCACGGCGGCAGCACCCGCGTCGGTTTCTCGAATGTCGATCTAGACAGCCACGAGCGCGGATACCCCGCGATCCGCCAGATCACCGGGCACACCGTCGGAGCGGTCGTGTGCACGCCACAGGCAGCCGCTGGCGACCTGTGGCTGCCTGACGGCACCCGGGCGCTCCTAGCCGAACTGGTCGTGCCTGGGCCTCAGTTGCGCCGCCTACGCCCCGAGCCCGCACGGCCACCTGTCGGTGGCCCTGCGGCGTTCGACCGGCAGGCGCGCCTCTTCGGAGACCTCGGCCAGGCCACCTTCCGCGAGATGACGGTCGCGATCGTCGGCCTGGGTGGCGTGGGGAGCATCGTGGCCGAGTACCTGGCTCGCGTCGGCATCGGTCACCTGATCCTCATCGACAACGACACGGTGGACGAGACCAACCTCCCGCGCTTGGTCGGCGCCACCCGTCGCGACATCGGCAAGCCCAAGGTGAAGCTCGCGCGCCGAAACATCCGTCGGGCCAACCCGCACAGCAAGGTCACGCTCCAGAGGTCGGCTGTGCAGGACCCCGACGCACTGCGACTGCTCGCCATGGCAGACTGGATCTTCCTTGCCGCCGACACCCATGCTGCCCGCCACTGGGTCAACGCCATCGTCGAGGCGCACCTCATCCCCGCCACGCAACTGGGCGTAAAAGTTCCCGTTAACACCGACGGCGAGATCGGGCGCATCCACGCGGCCTACCGCCGCATGATCCCCGGATACGGCTGCTTCTGGTGCAACGGTCTTATCAATCCTGCAGAGCTTGCGATCGACATGGCACCCGACACTGAGCGAGAGCAGGCCCAGTATGTCGAGAACGTACCCGCGGCCAGCGTCATCACCCTCAACGGGATCACGGCCGCTCAGGCCACCACAGACTTCTTGCTCGCCATCACCGACCTCAGCGCATACGCGGCAATGCACCACTTCGAGTTCGTCCGCGAACGCACCGCGATAAGCACGGTGCCGCGCCGTGACGCGGACTGCGGCTGGTGTGGTGACAGCGATGAGGCTGGCCTACGTTGCCAGCTCGCTGCACGCCTCACCGCCACGCCGCGCGCAGTCCCTGTCAACTGGGACAGGCGACTGCTCGACCTGTTTCGTCGCGGTCGCAGCCCAGGCAACCGGCATACCGCATGA
- a CDS encoding HDIG domain-containing metalloprotein: MSSKLISARNEARRLVEPLGRRWLHVQTVADAAAGAAAKLGLDSETLVAAAWLHDIGYADELRETGFHPVDGARYLRSTGWDEEIVRLVAHHSCSRFEAGLRGVSEALAEFPRPSPELEDALCFCDMTTGPGGERVTVGDRLAEIQTRYGEGDVVGRFVEAARGDLVGTVRRVEDRLLRAE; the protein is encoded by the coding sequence GTGTCCAGCAAGCTGATCAGTGCCCGCAACGAGGCACGTCGGCTCGTGGAACCACTGGGGCGTCGCTGGTTGCACGTGCAGACAGTGGCCGACGCGGCTGCGGGCGCCGCGGCCAAGCTCGGGTTGGACTCGGAGACGCTGGTCGCCGCGGCGTGGCTCCATGACATCGGCTATGCCGACGAACTGCGCGAGACCGGCTTCCATCCCGTTGATGGCGCCCGCTACCTGAGGAGCACGGGATGGGACGAGGAGATCGTACGACTCGTGGCCCACCATTCGTGCAGCAGATTCGAGGCTGGGCTGCGCGGCGTGAGTGAAGCGCTTGCTGAGTTCCCACGCCCGTCTCCTGAGCTCGAGGATGCGTTGTGCTTCTGCGACATGACGACGGGTCCAGGAGGTGAGCGCGTGACGGTGGGGGATCGGCTGGCCGAGATCCAGACGCGCTACGGCGAGGGCGACGTCGTCGGTCGTTTCGTGGAAGCTGCGCGCGGCGACCTCGTTGGGACGGTGCGCCGGGTTGAGGACCGTCTTCTGAGGGCCGAATGA
- a CDS encoding HigA family addiction module antitoxin — MNDDTTNDTDNASDLAWYPYEPDEVPAPGDSLLETLEALEMSQSKLAARTGLTLKHINQIVKGNSAITPATAIALERATGMPAAFWNTLEADYQDHKVRTDELAALSDHAGWLDRMPLKALRDRGHVTATRSDPGRQLQQVLAFFGVGSLDAWERAWDQPAAAFLQSGAYEIDAAAVAAWLRLGELAAEEVAKEVAFEPFDRAVLRAALPKLRAMTVQSPDDFFPELVATCASAGVCLVVVPDVVGTRASGASRFISPTRAVVQLSNRGKRNDKFWFALFHELGHLLLHSKKETFMRFPDTKAGAGAQAQIEQEANDFAGRLLIPAEAETDLAAIKTPADAVALAKRLGIAPAIVAGRHQHEANDWRFGQPKLFETYEIRD, encoded by the coding sequence ATGAACGACGACACCACGAATGACACCGACAACGCCAGCGATCTGGCCTGGTATCCGTATGAGCCGGACGAGGTCCCGGCGCCCGGCGACTCTCTTCTGGAAACGCTCGAGGCCCTCGAGATGTCACAGAGCAAGCTCGCAGCACGGACCGGTCTGACACTCAAGCACATCAACCAGATCGTGAAAGGCAACTCTGCGATCACCCCCGCGACCGCGATCGCCCTCGAACGAGCAACCGGCATGCCGGCCGCGTTCTGGAACACTCTTGAGGCCGACTACCAAGACCACAAGGTCCGCACCGACGAGCTGGCCGCCTTGTCCGACCACGCCGGCTGGCTCGATCGTATGCCGCTGAAGGCTCTACGTGATCGCGGGCACGTGACTGCAACAAGAAGCGATCCGGGGCGCCAATTGCAGCAGGTCTTGGCATTCTTCGGGGTCGGGAGCCTCGACGCTTGGGAACGAGCTTGGGACCAGCCTGCAGCAGCCTTTCTTCAATCGGGCGCATACGAGATCGACGCAGCAGCGGTCGCGGCGTGGCTTCGCCTCGGCGAACTCGCCGCCGAAGAGGTAGCCAAAGAGGTCGCCTTCGAGCCCTTCGACCGCGCTGTACTGCGCGCTGCTCTCCCCAAGCTGCGCGCGATGACAGTCCAAAGCCCCGACGACTTCTTCCCCGAACTCGTCGCCACCTGCGCTTCAGCCGGCGTCTGCCTGGTCGTCGTCCCTGACGTTGTGGGCACCCGCGCGAGCGGGGCATCCCGGTTCATCTCCCCAACCCGCGCCGTTGTACAGCTCAGCAACCGGGGTAAGCGCAACGACAAGTTTTGGTTTGCACTGTTCCACGAGCTCGGTCACCTTCTGCTACACAGCAAGAAGGAGACCTTCATGCGGTTCCCGGACACGAAGGCCGGCGCCGGAGCCCAGGCCCAGATCGAGCAAGAAGCGAACGACTTCGCCGGCCGACTGCTGATCCCGGCCGAGGCGGAGACCGACCTGGCGGCGATTAAGACGCCCGCCGACGCAGTCGCACTGGCCAAGCGCCTTGGCATCGCGCCAGCAATCGTCGCGGGCCGCCACCAGCACGAAGCCAACGACTGGAGGTTCGGACAACCCAAGCTTTTCGAAACCTACGAAATCCGAGACTAG
- a CDS encoding SMI1/KNR4 family protein encodes MLEHLGWRELLQRWSAEIIAHADDVAFKVTPQMAASGWVGGSPASEADIAAAEARVRLSFPRSYRDFLAVSDGWPLVSFDFGSVRRVVDVDWVAKAKPSLCKALADVYGDDSPPDAGPNLMNRSLMLSTGFDNFLYDTGCVGRDGEWGTRWWTSWGGDEGNAEASFRAGMEMHYASLVRFCASDSPTNGEVADKVDDAFRALLNGDRSGEAVVAEARHFGSDRADVLDVQINVLNGNYRAETQVLNLANNTYVEDAAMLNDLWPMFVVAALDPRDNQQRSLDYALQRAPRRVADHLRTLADTLQQESGLTADFSSVPEFDSAMVRARNLVRSGRDDEAFDAIMAAMPSWRPLSPQHLAPMGLTWDRDFAPMMTRERRQRILASKRATG; translated from the coding sequence ATGCTCGAGCATCTCGGCTGGCGCGAACTCCTTCAACGGTGGAGCGCTGAGATCATCGCGCATGCCGATGACGTCGCCTTCAAGGTGACGCCGCAGATGGCTGCCTCAGGGTGGGTCGGTGGCTCTCCTGCATCGGAGGCGGACATCGCAGCCGCCGAGGCGCGTGTCCGTTTGAGCTTCCCGCGCTCTTATCGAGACTTCCTTGCGGTCAGCGACGGCTGGCCACTGGTGTCCTTTGACTTCGGTAGCGTGCGGCGGGTCGTCGACGTGGACTGGGTCGCGAAGGCCAAACCCAGCCTCTGCAAAGCTCTCGCCGATGTCTACGGCGACGACAGCCCTCCGGACGCTGGCCCTAACCTGATGAACCGGTCGCTGATGCTCAGCACCGGCTTCGACAACTTCCTCTACGACACCGGCTGCGTCGGTCGTGATGGTGAATGGGGCACCCGTTGGTGGACGAGTTGGGGTGGCGACGAAGGGAACGCCGAGGCTTCATTTCGTGCCGGGATGGAGATGCACTACGCGAGTCTCGTCCGCTTCTGCGCATCTGACAGCCCAACCAATGGCGAGGTCGCCGACAAGGTCGATGATGCGTTCAGGGCCTTGCTGAACGGTGATCGGAGTGGTGAGGCGGTCGTTGCCGAAGCCCGTCATTTCGGTAGCGACCGCGCCGATGTCCTGGATGTGCAGATCAATGTGCTCAACGGCAATTACCGCGCCGAGACACAGGTGCTCAACCTCGCCAACAATACGTACGTCGAGGACGCTGCGATGTTGAACGACCTGTGGCCGATGTTCGTCGTTGCTGCGCTTGACCCGCGCGACAACCAGCAGCGTTCTCTCGACTACGCCCTGCAACGCGCTCCAAGACGCGTCGCCGACCACCTCAGAACGTTGGCCGACACTCTGCAGCAAGAAAGCGGCCTCACCGCCGACTTCAGTTCTGTCCCTGAGTTCGACTCCGCCATGGTCCGTGCGCGCAACCTGGTTCGCTCAGGGCGTGACGACGAGGCGTTCGACGCCATCATGGCCGCGATGCCGTCCTGGCGCCCGCTCTCCCCACAGCATCTGGCGCCGATGGGACTCACCTGGGACCGGGACTTCGCCCCGATGATGACCCGCGAACGCCGCCAGAGGATTCTGGCGTCGAAGCGGGCCACTGGCTGA
- a CDS encoding nitroreductase family deazaflavin-dependent oxidoreductase has product MRRKWLWFMKNTFNRVTIRVARSGHGPFSLVRHVGRKSGKTYETPIMLALVPEGFIAELTYGENVNWYRNIVAAGRCEVFVDGQWHQVSAIEPFPSDAGRDAFGYPAKLVLQVLQKHEFRLLRTA; this is encoded by the coding sequence ATGCGTCGCAAGTGGCTGTGGTTTATGAAGAACACGTTCAACCGGGTGACGATCCGGGTGGCCCGCTCGGGGCACGGCCCGTTCTCGCTCGTGCGTCATGTGGGACGGAAGTCGGGGAAGACGTACGAGACGCCGATCATGTTGGCGCTCGTGCCGGAAGGGTTCATCGCGGAGCTGACCTACGGCGAGAACGTCAACTGGTATCGCAACATCGTCGCCGCCGGGCGCTGCGAGGTGTTCGTGGACGGGCAGTGGCATCAGGTCTCCGCCATCGAGCCATTCCCGTCCGATGCCGGGCGCGATGCCTTCGGCTATCCGGCCAAGCTGGTGCTGCAGGTGCTGCAGAAGCACGAGTTCAGGCTGCTGCGTACGGCCTGA
- a CDS encoding nitroreductase family deazaflavin-dependent oxidoreductase: MIDSIVSRLLRTRAVVRAPIWLYRHNAGWLFGSRMLMLEHVGRRSGVARYVCLEVVERPSADEVVVVSGFGTGAQWYQNLVAEPSCRVSIGKRISITAQARFLSEEESAAALGRYQQAHPKAWQRLRGAIETAVGHEVEGLPMVNLKLIGD; the protein is encoded by the coding sequence ATGATCGACTCGATCGTGTCCCGGCTGCTGCGGACCCGGGCCGTCGTACGTGCGCCGATCTGGCTCTACCGTCACAACGCCGGGTGGCTCTTCGGGTCCCGGATGCTGATGCTCGAGCATGTCGGGCGCCGATCAGGCGTGGCGCGGTATGTGTGTCTAGAGGTCGTCGAGAGGCCGAGCGCGGACGAGGTCGTGGTGGTGAGCGGGTTCGGCACGGGTGCACAGTGGTACCAGAACCTCGTTGCCGAGCCGTCGTGCCGCGTCAGCATCGGGAAACGGATAAGCATCACGGCGCAGGCACGGTTCCTCTCCGAGGAGGAGTCCGCTGCCGCATTGGGTCGTTATCAGCAGGCACATCCGAAGGCCTGGCAGCGCCTGCGCGGCGCGATCGAGACGGCGGTCGGCCACGAGGTCGAGGGACTGCCGATGGTGAACCTGAAGCTCATAGGAGACTGA